A genomic stretch from Alosa sapidissima isolate fAloSap1 chromosome 3, fAloSap1.pri, whole genome shotgun sequence includes:
- the phb gene encoding prohibitin, whose translation MAKLFESIGKLGLALAVGGGVVNSALFNVDAGHRAVIFDRFRGVQDAVVGEGTHFLIPWVQKPIVFDCRSRPRNVPVITGSKDLQNVNITLRILFRPVANQLPRIFTSIGEDYDERVLPSITTEVLKAVVARFDAGELITQRELVSRQVSEDLTERCSTFGLILDDVSLTHLTFGKEFTEAVEMKQVAQQEAERARFVVEKAEQQKQAAIISAAGDSQAALLIANSLATAGDGLVELRKLEAAEDIAFQLSRSRNVTYLPSNQGTLLQLPQ comes from the exons ATGGCTAAATTGTTTGAGTCAATTGGAAAATTGGGGCTGGCCCTGGCTGTTGGTGGAGGTGTGGTGAACTCTGCCCTTTTTAATG TGGACGCAGGGCACAGGGCAGTGATCTTTGACCGGTTTCGGGGGGTGCAGGATGCCGTAGTTGGGGAGGGGACACACTTCCTGATCCCCTGGGTCCAGAAACCAATAGTCTTCGACTGCAGGTCTCGTCCCCGTAACGTGCCAGTCATTACTGGAAGTAAAG ATTTGCAGAATGTGAACATCACCCTAAGGATTCTGTTCCGGCCCGTTGCTAACCAGCTACCACGCATCTTCACCAGCATTGGCGAGGACTACGATGAGCGAGTGCTTCCCTCAATCACCACCGAAGTGCTAAAAGCAGTCGTG gcCCGGTTTGATGCAGGAGAGTtgatcacacagagagagttggtgtCCAGGCAAGTCAGTGAAGACCTGACTGAGCGTTGCTCCACATTTGGCCTTATTCTGGATGATGTGTCCCTG ACACACTTGACCTTTGGTAAGGAGTTTACGGAGGCTGTGGAGATGAAGCAGGTGGCACAGCAGGAAGCAGAGAGGGCCCGGTTTGTTGTGGAGAAG gcggAGCAGCAGAAACAGGCAGCCATCATCTCTGCGGCAGGAGACTCCCAGGCTGCCCTGCTGATCGCCAACTCACTGGCCACGGCCGGCGACGGCTTGGTGGAGCTGCGTAAGCTGGAGGCGGCAGAGGACATCGCCTTCCAGCTCAGCCGCTCCCGCAACGTCACCTACCTGCCCTCCAACCAGGGCACACTATTGCAGCTGCCGCAGTGA
- the si:busm1-163l24.3 gene encoding uncharacterized protein si:busm1-163l24.3, producing MAGLGRSLDIVGLPSDVERDRLIDKLLIHFLRPSNGGGEVLSVTVSKARPRSALVTFEDRKVALSVLNHRPHILELDGQKHELSVSLASAQPAVNPDMVILTMSVTVDCHQLPLGKRAVTNLQRQFPDLHISFPSPEGNRCSLSGPYSQMQPAVAHILELHEHSRGRNPRPEEENGFGLTASQSEQMWPESNGPPSPLALGALGSSAGQEVENLGAEGGALGLSLPGSHPLRLEDELKCNAEVEDLSLIMDSDLFQYLQRCKEYRQILRDHNVEVVDETSHGLTTLFFQARSKVTEESEVPGHTLKRLARAQKELRQLQQQQEASLRRAQLSKSTLCSTRALENVQSLLPKLLLTEDDENVYIVGESSDVSQAKQLLMLGYRLRKEDVVATSAHSPSHSPSHTLSPASSPSDAGQGERLDSKPTVEDPRLGKMLRTSGGDRKMEYKLAARFKSSGVTLGGLGPKPGDLSDLKDQRDLDLQRLSTKNETLLASGNSLVGRDKLLSGGAGIDFAAPERTGEDILFRGTDPQTTAAIFVPMSMTISTRAGTSFSSLPLQTPLDVKTLHPPGPPSGSSGSSGLKRASSFSGRTRAKQDEAKPEAAQATGSAPRSRPRSNSITRVHSAEVIVPLLMWSYMKEAYRTRLDDMTSDLQMSESQSGTDSGVKVVLKGAESSVVVTCQRELQKLVSMVTSDFSIMELRLSDLGIVEGDEVFEACCADIRSRFSKVSQRKCRGSLYLIGPKLLCSQVDAMLREVFSGGPGQKAPSQPFLKQPVSSKDGLDPDHTQRGSSSSDTEKNTNRKKDLQKGKRLPSEPTESTHGRKGHPLEPTAEGLSLPLAKKEPVTREKVERGGTTSGRKSKTYTSPSPSADTSQGAVAWRFDEKPSSLPVTLSKAQEFVKQTNLHPSPTVTTCICGESCSQLARMACGLTLCRRCMSLHGHCQLCSSKGTEQSLPNKSQEQNKNQDQALAGRLRGQSVPGIHGTMSCVELPFSLSGHARDTTVKITYVITDGIQDEGHPCPGSPFEGGVFEAYLPLSARGRGFLPLLERAFRQGLTFTISMGNTTGDRVAKVVWHNIPHKTKMEGGKSGNGYPDSNYLSRLSEALKAQGIEDVPVTQDKAKP from the exons ATGGCAGGCTTGGGCCGGTCGTTAGATATCGTGGGTCTGCCCAGTGACGTTGAGCGTGACCGTCTTATTGACAAACTCCTGATACACTTCCTCCGCCCCAGCAATGGGGGAGGTGAGGTGCTGTCCGTCACTGTCAGCAAAGCCAGGCCACGGTCTGCCCTCGTCACCTTTGAGGATAGAAAag TGGCACTGAGCGTGCTCAACCATCGCCCCCACATTTTGGAGTTAGATGGCCAGAAGCACGAACTTTCTGTCAGTTTAGCCAGTGCACAACCCGCCGTCAACCCAGACATG GTTATTTTGACAATGTCGGTGACTGTAGATTGCCATCAGCTACCACTGGGTAAGAGGGCAGTCACTAACCTGCAGCGCCAGTTCCCAGATCTGCACATCAGCTTCCCCTCTCCAGAGGGGAACCGTTGCTCATTAAGTGGACCGTACTCTCAGATGCAGCCCGCTGTGGCCCACATCCTCGAGTTACATGAGCACAGTCGGGGCAGGAATCCAAGGCCAGAGGAGGAGAATGGGTTTGGTCTTACAGCATCACAGTCAGAGCAGATGTGGCCGGAGTCAAATGGACCTCCCAGCCCACTCGCACTGGGAGCTTTAGGTTCGTCTGCAGGACAGGAAGTGGAGAACTTGGGTGCCGAGGGAGGTGCCTTGGGTCTAAGCCTGCCCGGAAGTCACCCGTTGAGGCTGGAGGATGAGTTAAAATGCAATGCTGAGGTGGAGGATCTCTCCCTGATTATGGACTCTGATTTGTTCCAGTACCTGCAGAGGTGTAAGGAGTATCGGCAAATCCTGAGGGATCacaatgtggaggtggtggacGAGACCTCACACGGTCTCACCACTCTCTTCTTTCAGgccaggtcaaaggtcacagagGAGTCGGAAGTCCCAGGGCACACACTGAAGCGTCTGGCGCGTGCCCAGAAAGAGCTACGgcagctccagcagcagcaggaggcaTCCTTGCGCAGGGCTCAGTTGAGTAAAAGCACCCTCTGTAGTACACGAGCCCTGGAGAATGTTCAGTCCCTGCTGCCAAAGCTCCTGCTAACTGAAGATGATGAAAATGTGTATATTGTTGGAGAGAGTAGTGACGTTTCTCAGGCCAAACAGCTTTTAATGCTGGGCTATCGCCTGAGAAAGGAGGACGTTGTTGCCACATCTGCTCACTCACCCTCACATTCTCCATCACATACTCTTTCACCAGCCTCCAGCCCCTCTGATGCAGGCCAAGGGGAACGGTTGGACTCCAAACCCACAGTGGAGGATCCTAGGTTGGGCAAGATGCTTCGTACCTCTGGAGGGGATCGCAAGATGGAGTACAAGCTGGCAGCTCGATTTAAGAGCTCTGGAGTAACGTTAGGGGGGCTGGGGCCTAAGCCTGGAGACCTGAGTGACCTGAAGGACCAAAGAGACTTAGATTTGCAGAGGCTCTCTACTAAAAATGAGACACTATTGGCATCAGGAAACTCGTTAGTTGGCAGAGACAAGCTCTTGTCTGGAGGCGCTGGGATAGATTTTGCAGCACCTGAACGCACTGGAGAGGATATTCTGTTCAGAGGCACGGATCCACAGACCACTGCAGCCATATTTGTGCCCATGTCCATGACAATATCCACTCGTGCCGGCACCTCATTCTCATCCCTACCACTTCAAACTCCTTTAGATGTGAAGACACTTCATCCGCCTGGTCCTCCGTCTgggtcttcaggatcttctggTCTAAAGAGAGCTAGCAGTTTCTCGGGCAGGACCCGAGCGAAGCAGGACGAGGCGAAACCAGAGGCTGCGCAGGCAACGGGCTCCGCTCCTCGCAGCAGACCAAGATCCAACAGCATCACCAGAGTTCACTCGGCCGAGGTCATAGTGCCGCTGCTGATGTGGTCCTACATGAAGGAGGCATACCGCACGCGCCTGGACGATATGACGTCCGACTTGCAGATGTCAGAGAGTCAGTCAGGAACAGACTCTGGTGTTAAGGTGGTTCTGAAGGGAGCTGAGTCAAGTGTGGTGGTCACTTGCCAGCGTGAGCTTCAGAAACTTGTTTCCATGGTGACGTCGGACTTCAGCATTATGGAGTTGCGTCTGTCCGACCTGGGCATTGTCGAGGGGGACGAGGTGTTTGAAGCCTGCTGCGCGGACATACGTTCACGATTCAGCAAGGTTAGCCAGCGAAAGTGCAGAGGAAGTCTCTACCTGATTGGCCCAAAACTGCTGTGTTCACAGGTGGATGCAATGCTGCGAGAAGTGTTTTCTGGAGGGCCCGGGCAAAAGGCCCCCTCTCAACCCTTCCTTAAACAGCCAGTCTCTTCAAAAGATGGCTTGGACCCCGACCACACCCAAAGAGGTTCCAGCAGCAGTgacacagaaaaaaatacaaacaggAAGAAAGACCTACAGAAAGGAAAAAGACTCCCCTCAGAACCTACAGAAAGCACCCATGGACGGAAAGGCCATCCATTGGAGCCCACGGCCGAAGGGCTTAGCCTGCCATTAGCAAAGAAAGAGCCTGTCACCAGGGAGAAGGTTGAAAGGGGTGGTACCACCTCAGGCAGGAAAAGCAAGACGTACACATCTCCAAGCCCATCGGCTGACACAAGCCAAGGAGCAGTGGCATGGAGGTTTGATGAAAAGCCATCCTCTTTGCCAGTTACGTTGTCCAAAGCACAAGAATTTGTCAAACAGACTAACCTTCATCCCAGCCCGACAGTGACCACATGCATTTGTGGGGAGAGTTGTTCACAGTTGGCACGCATGGCATGTGGGTTGACTTTGTGTCGTCGGTGCATGTCCCTCCATGGCCACTGCCAGCTCTGCTCTAGTAAAGGGACAGAGCAGTCACTTCCAAATAAGAGCCAAGAACAGAACAAAAACCAGGACCAAGCCTTGGCTGGCCGGTTACGGGGACAATCTGTACCGGGTATCCATGGAACCATGAGCTGTGTGGAGCTTCCTTTCAGCCTGTCGGGCCATGCCAGAGACACCACAGTCAAAATCACCTACGTCATCACTGATGGCATTCAAGAT GAGGGACATCCCTGTCCAGGGTCACCGTTCGAGGGGGGAGTTTTTGAGGCCTATCTGCCCCTCAGTGCAAGAGGTAGGGGCTTCCTGCCACTCCTTGAGAGAGCTTTTCGGCAGGGTCTCACCTTCACCATCTCCATGGGCAACACCACTGGTGACAGGGTGGCCAAGGTTGTGTGGCACAACATTCCCCACAAGACAAAAATGGAAGGTGGTAAAAGTGG aAATGGCTATCCAGACTCCAATTACCTGAGTCGTCTGTCAGAGGCCCTGAAGGCTCAAGGAATTGAAGACGTGCCAGTGACTCAGGACAAAGCCAAACCATGA
- the LOC121705432 gene encoding E3 ubiquitin/ISG15 ligase TRIM25-like, whose translation MAGFSSVLSQDQITCSVCLDLLDDPVTIPCGHTYCFGCIKRCWDDDKGGVYRCPYCRVVYSERPALNKNTMFAEVVEKLRETGLQPVSADPAYPGPEDASCDVCTGRKLKATQSCLTCLASYCELHFNLHNELNAGNKHRVVGATTKLQESICTAHGKLLEVYCCTDYQFICCLCAMDDTHKSHETISVVGSADKQRLLGVAQKKSLESVQRKEMQAQDLGKATDSLKESAQTCVADCERVFGELIGSAERICSKVTDVIRAQEEAELRRAAALLERLDKESREMKERAAEMDKLSDTDDHINFIQSFQPLCGPAVSEDPSSMVINTRCSFGNLRESISDLQKQLQEICKQAMEKISKGDYVSTHKTDDNGKDKVPREHDSKGEMAPCRNEPQWRRQNSEEQAPTHQTPSAPWRRRAASEEPARQDPGWAPPPWRKKQSEWRAREASPGDRGQRRSRTQDPWRQQSRRREWQEEGSTWKQ comes from the exons aTGGCAGGATTCAGCAGCGTGCTGTCTCAGGACCAGATCACTTGTTCAGTCTGTCTGGATCTGCTTGATGATCCTGTGACCATTCCATGTGGACATACGTACTGTTTTGGCTGTATTAAGCGCTGCTGGGATGATGACAAAGGAGGCGTCTACCGTTGCCCTTATTGCAGGGTGGTCTACAGTGAAAGACCTGCCCTCAACAAAAACACCATGTTTGCCGAGGTGGTGGAGAAACTGAGGGAGACTGGACTCCAGCCTGTGTCTGCAGATCCCGCATACCCTGGACCTGAAGACGCGAGCTGCGACGTTTGCACTGGGAGAAAACTGAAAGCCACCCAGTCATGTCTGACCTGTCTAGCTTCTTACTGTGAACTTCACTTCAACCTTCACAATGAATTAAATGCTGGAAACAAACACAGGGTCGTTGGTGCCACCACGAAACTGCAGGAGAGCATCTGCACAGCCCACGGCAAGCTACTGGAGGTTTACTGTTGCACTGACTACCAGTTTATCTGTTGTCTCTGCGCCATGGACGACACACACAAGAGCCATGAAACCATCTCAGTTGTGGGAAGTGCTGACAAGCAG AGGCTGCTGGGTGTGGCCCAGAAGAAGTCCCTGGAGAGTGTCCAGAGGAAAGAGATGCAAGCCCAGGACCTGGGGAAGGCCACAGACTCTCTCAAG GAGTCGGCCCAGACGTGTGTGGCGGACTGTGAGCGAGTGTTTGGGGAGCTGATTGGCTCAGCTGAGAGGATCTGCTCCAAGGTGACGGATGTAATCAGGGCTCAGGAGGAGGCTGAACTCCGGCGTGCTGCAGCCCTGCTGGAGAGACTGGACAAGGAGAGCCGTGAGATGAAGGAGAGGGCTGCTGAGATGGACAAGCTCTCAGACACCGATGACCACATCAACTTTATTCAG AGTTTTCAGCCTCTGTGTGGCCCTGCTGTATCTGAGGATCCATCCAGCATGGTCATTAATACACGCTGCTCTTTTGGAAACTTGAGGGAATCCATCTCTGACCTGCAAAAGCAACTACAGGAGATCTGCAAGCAGGCGATGGAAAAGATATCTAAAGGAG ACTATGTATCTACACATAAAACTGACGACAACGGCAAAGACAAGGTGCCGAGGGAGCATGATAGTAAAGGGGAGATGGCGCCATGTCGCAACGAGCCACAGTGGAGGCGTCAAAACTCAGAGGAGCAGGCGCCAACGCACCAGACCCCCTCAGCACCATGGAGGAGGCGTGCGgcctcagaggagccagcgagGCAAGACCCAGGATGGGCACCTCCGCCGTGGAGGAAAAAGCAGTCTGAGTGGAGGGCACGGGAGGCCAGCCCAGGGGATAGGGGGCAGAGGAGGTCAAGAACGCAAGACCCCTGGAGGCAGCAGTCTCGAAGGAGAGAGTGGCAGGAAGAGGGCTCAACATGGAAACAGTGA
- the LOC121705446 gene encoding E3 ubiquitin/ISG15 ligase TRIM25-like, translating into MADGILEDQDPFSCPICLDPLEDPVTIPCGHSYCMDCIKDCWGQEDHKGVYSCPQCRQIFESRPALNKNTMFAEVVERLKRTSLRAAPLGHCYAGPGDVGCDVCPDRKQKAIKTCLVCVASYCETHFRLHDSLHPGQRHKVIEPTEQQVKFCSRHGKRLDAYCRSDQSFICRLCTTDEHRGHDVVLADKSLVPPGGHRKDGHSTNNHGNSGHKSGHRDGHFHRHGKAGHHTGGRVKTGHGSSGHKRRKHGSGHGKSEHKSDAHGSWHRRSRHDQAGQTGH; encoded by the coding sequence ATGGCGGATGGAATTTTGGAGGACCAGGACCCCTTCAGCTGTCCAATCTGCTTGGATCCGCTGGAGGACCCAGTGACCATTCCCTGTGGACACAGCTACTGCATGGACTGCATCAAGGACTGCTGGGGCCAGGAGGACCACAAAGGGGTCTACAGCTGCCCCCAGTGCAGGCAGATCTTCGAGTCCAGGCCAGCCCTCAACAAGAACACCATGTTCGCTGAGGTGGTGGAGAGGCTGAAGAGGACCAGCCTGCGGGCTGCCCCCCTTGGCCACTGTTACGCTGGACCAGGGGACGTGGGCTGCGACGTCTGCCCTGACCGCAAACAGAAGGCCATCAAAACGTGCTTGGTGTGTGTCGCCTCTTACTGCGAGACTCACTTCAGGCTCCACGACAGCCTCCACCCAGGGCAGAGGCACAAGGTGATCGAACCCACCGAGCAGCAGGTGAAATTCTGCTCACGGCATGGTAAGAGACTGGATGCGTATTGTCGCTCCGACCAGAGCTTCATCTGTCGTCTCTGCACAACGGATGAACACAGAGGACATGATGTAGTGTTGGCCGACAAGTCTTTGGTACCACCCGGTGGGCACAGAAAGGACGGTCACTCGACTAATAATCATGGGAACAGTGGGCACAAGAGTGGGCACAGAGATGGCCATTTCCATCGGCATGGGAAGGCTGGGCATCACACTGGGGGACGTGTAAAAACTGGACATGGGAGCAGTGGGCACAAGAGGAGGAAGCATGGCAGCGGGCACGGAAAAAGTGAACATAAGTCAGATGCACATGGGAGCTGGCACCGGAGGAGCCGTCATGACCAGGCTGGGCAGACTGGGCACTAG